The following coding sequences are from one Cenarchaeum symbiosum A window:
- a CDS encoding L-asparaginase (COG1446) — MDRCAVIVHGGAANQGPGDWFKKGYIRDVAKSAWEKIGKGAAAIEVAEQAVIDLEDSRLFNAGMGSYATKENTLEMDAGIMDGRTLACGGVGAISDVKNPVAVASKVMSLSDHSVIVGPGALSFALSHGMEKYTMELRENMDHEKLGTVGAAILDTHGDMAAAVSTGGTGTMPSGRVGASAIAGSGYYAKNGAGAAATTGNGDTLLMSGTARRCCELMEKKSAAQAASDLSVKELGALPGGMGGIISVDANGEIGFSFNTTSMTYACINDRMDEIWVSL, encoded by the coding sequence ATGGATAGGTGTGCCGTGATAGTGCACGGCGGGGCGGCAAACCAGGGCCCCGGCGACTGGTTCAAGAAGGGCTACATACGCGACGTGGCAAAGTCTGCATGGGAGAAGATAGGTAAAGGCGCGGCAGCAATCGAGGTGGCCGAGCAGGCCGTAATAGACCTCGAGGACAGCCGCCTGTTCAACGCGGGAATGGGCTCGTACGCAACAAAGGAGAACACGCTGGAGATGGACGCGGGCATAATGGACGGCCGCACTCTCGCATGCGGCGGGGTGGGGGCGATAAGCGACGTAAAGAACCCTGTTGCGGTGGCCTCCAAGGTGATGAGCCTGTCGGACCACTCGGTGATAGTGGGCCCGGGCGCGCTCAGCTTTGCACTCTCCCACGGGATGGAAAAGTACACAATGGAGCTCCGGGAGAACATGGATCACGAAAAACTCGGCACGGTGGGCGCTGCCATACTGGATACCCACGGCGACATGGCCGCGGCTGTCTCAACTGGAGGAACGGGCACTATGCCCAGCGGCAGGGTTGGGGCATCCGCAATAGCCGGATCCGGATATTACGCAAAGAACGGGGCCGGCGCCGCGGCTACAACCGGGAACGGCGACACCCTGCTGATGTCCGGTACGGCGCGCAGATGCTGCGAGCTCATGGAGAAAAAAAGCGCCGCACAGGCCGCCTCGGATTTATCAGTAAAGGAGCTGGGCGCACTCCCCGGCGGCATGGGCGGTATAATATCGGTCGATGCAAACGGGGAAATAGGATTTTCATTCAATACCACATCAATGACATACGCATGCATAAACGACAGGATGGATGAGATATGGGTCTCGCTATGA
- a CDS encoding RecA/RadA recombinase (COG0468) — protein MNIENFDLSDLEGVGPVTKKKLEDSGVHSMMDLVVRGPVELGEISSMSSEICEKIVTIARKRLAETGAITKDFASGSEIYKRRQSIGMITTGTDALDALLGGGIETQAITEVFGEFGSGKTQFCHTMCVTTQKPKEEGGLGGGVMYIDTEGTFRPERVVTIAKANNMDPAKLLDGIIVARAYNSSHQVLILEEAGKTIQEENIKLIISDSTTGLFRSEYLGRGTLASRQQKLGRYIRLLARIAETYNCAVLATNQVSSSPDSFFGDPTRPVGGNVVGHASTYRIYFRKGGKNKRVAKIIDSPHHPASEAVFELGERGVQDTEEHLKQLDKEAKKAEKEAAKPVKKSKAKAKADGPEGVDATPAIEPEGIDTAAAEPEDIGTIVSESADAGEPADPELE, from the coding sequence ATGAATATTGAAAACTTCGATCTCTCGGATCTCGAAGGCGTAGGACCTGTCACCAAGAAGAAACTAGAGGACTCTGGAGTTCACTCCATGATGGACCTCGTGGTGCGCGGGCCCGTTGAGCTGGGCGAGATATCGAGCATGAGTTCAGAGATATGCGAAAAGATAGTGACGATCGCAAGAAAGAGGCTCGCTGAAACGGGCGCGATCACAAAGGACTTTGCCTCAGGCTCAGAGATCTACAAGCGGAGACAGAGCATCGGAATGATCACCACCGGCACGGACGCACTAGACGCGCTCCTGGGCGGCGGCATCGAGACGCAGGCAATAACGGAAGTCTTTGGAGAGTTCGGTTCAGGCAAGACGCAGTTCTGTCACACCATGTGTGTGACTACCCAAAAGCCCAAGGAAGAGGGCGGACTGGGCGGAGGCGTCATGTACATCGACACCGAGGGCACATTCAGGCCAGAGAGGGTAGTGACGATCGCCAAGGCTAACAACATGGATCCAGCAAAGCTGCTCGACGGCATCATAGTTGCCAGGGCATACAACAGCTCCCACCAGGTACTGATACTCGAAGAGGCCGGAAAGACAATCCAAGAGGAGAACATAAAACTGATAATCTCCGATTCCACCACCGGCCTGTTCAGATCAGAGTATCTGGGCAGGGGGACGCTGGCAAGCAGGCAGCAGAAGCTCGGGCGGTACATCCGGCTCCTCGCCAGGATTGCAGAGACGTACAACTGTGCTGTTCTCGCGACCAACCAGGTATCATCCAGCCCCGACTCGTTCTTTGGGGACCCCACGCGGCCGGTAGGCGGCAACGTGGTGGGCCACGCGAGCACGTACCGGATATACTTCAGGAAGGGCGGCAAGAACAAGCGCGTAGCCAAGATCATCGACAGCCCGCACCATCCGGCAAGCGAGGCGGTCTTTGAGCTCGGCGAGCGCGGAGTGCAGGACACCGAGGAACACCTCAAGCAGCTTGACAAGGAGGCAAAAAAGGCCGAGAAAGAGGCCGCCAAGCCTGTCAAGAAGTCAAAGGCAAAGGCCAAGGCTGACGGCCCCGAGGGTGTAGACGCCACGCCGGCGATCGAGCCCGAGGGTATCGACACTGCGGCTGCCGAGCCGGAGGATATTGGTACAATTGTATCCGAATCTGCGGATGCAGGCGAGCCTGCAGATCCCGAACTAGAATAG